The region TTTCATCCTTTAGGACGAAATGCCTCTCTCAGCCACCTAAATGCAGCCATCTCGTTTCGGGTACGGAAGGTTTCCCTTCGATACCCTGCCCTTTTAACGGCGGACTCCCGGTCAATACTACTGACCTTTCGCACGACTCCTCCCGGGCCCATCAAGCGGCAACCAGAGTACCGGGCTCCCACCTACCCCGGCTCTCTGCGACCTGGTTTACCGCATCCTTCCCGTTCATCGAATTTGAACTTATTTAATCTTGCTTGTTGATATATTTTATAATAAAAATACGGAATATGTCAATATAAGAAGTTATCGCTCGCGTTAATTTGCTGTTCATCCTTTACATAAAAGTGCCCAATTTCAAAGCGTATCATCTTATGAACATGAAGTAGAGGGCAAAGGTTATCGATAAAATGTACATCACCCAATGGACCTCTCTTCCCTTTCCGGAAAGCAGCATCAAGACAGTATACGATATAAATCCCAGCGCAAGTCCCATCGATATGCTAAAAGTAAGCGGCATCAGGATTGCCGTGAGAAAAGCTGGAAAGGCTTCCAAAAAGTCTCCGAACTTTATTTCATTTAAGCTGCTGGCCATGAATACCCCAACTATTATCAATGCCGGTGCTGTAGCCTGGGCAGGCACAGCCAGCGCTATCGGAGAAAAGATGATGCTAGCGATGAAAAGCAACGCCACAACTACGGATGTAAGGCCCGTCCTTCCACCCACACTGACGCCAGCCGCACTTTCTACATAAGTGGTAGTATTGCTGGTACCCAACAATGCACCTACAACAGTCCCTAACGAATCGGCAAAGAGCGCTTTATTACCCCGCTTTAAATTGCCGTGCTCATCTAACATTCCCGTGCGACTTGCAACACCTACAAACGTGCCTATAGTATCGAAGAGGTCAGCAAAAAACAGTGAAAATATCACAGGATACATCGAAAGTTTCAATGCCCCCATAATATCAAGCTTCAAAAATCCTGGGGCGATGCTAGGAGGCGAAGATATCAAAGAAGAAGGCAACTTAGTTATACCCATGGGAATACCGATGATGGTCGTCAGGATTATCCCTATGAGGATACCGCCCCTTACTCCTCTTGCCACCAGCGCGGCAGTAATAACAAGCCCTATAACTGCAAGAAGCGTCCCCGGGTCCTTCAAATTTCCTAAGTCTACAAAAGTTGCAGGATTTGCGACTATTATTCCGGCATTTTTAAAACCTATAAAGGCTATGAATAGTCCTATTCCTGCACCCACGGCGTGTTTTAACTGCAGCGGAATCGCCCTTATCAGAAGTTCCCTAATCCCCGTCAGCGTAACTATAACAGCTATTATTCCAGAAACAAAAACCGCACCGAGCGCCGTCTGCCATGGAATCTTCATGCCGCCCACCATCACGTATGCGAAGAACGCGTTTAGCCCCATGCCAGGCGCTAATGCAAAAGGATAGTTGGCATAAAGCCCCATAAACATTGTTGAAATCGCAGCAGCTAAAGCTGTAGCCATAAAAACTGCCCCCTGGTCTAGACCGGCATCCTTCAATATCACCGGATTAACCAGAAGTATGTAGGCCATCGTCACAAAAGTTGTAATACCAGCGGTAATCTCCGTCCTCACATTTGTACCATTTTCCGATAATTTGAACACCTTCTCCGCCAGGCTCTCTGAAGTTTTTTTGGAAATAGCCATCTCCTCCCTCACAATAAATCCCTCCAGTGATATTATTCCCCCGAAAAAATAAAAAGTCCCCGACTATGGGGAAAGTAATTTTTCCCCTATAGCCTTCGGTGGTTTACGGCCACCCGGTAGAGACTTCCGGGCCATATTCCCGGAATTATATAGGGGGGTTAATAAATTGGGGCGGTTTTAAGTTTAAATTTATATTACCAGATGAATTTGGAAAAGTCAATATAGAATCGAACAATTTTTAGCTTAATTTTGTGAATCGTTCGTTTCTATTTTTTGCCATACCCTTAAATTTTTTATATAATAAATAAAAATGAGGATACCCGGAGTGGTAGCGCTATGAGGACATTTGTAGTTGATAGTTTTTGGAATAACTTTAATGCAACTTTAAATGCACCACTAAAGGCATTTATTCGGTGTAAAGTTGAAGGTGGTTACATAATCGAAATTGACGGCGAAAAATTTTTCGCAAGGAGTGAACTTCAAATCCCTGAAGGGGAGATTGTACATTTAAAGCCCATCTCCTATTCCGGTGGAAAAATAATTTTTAAACTCCTAAGCCGGCAGGAAATGAAAGAAAACCCTCCTTTTTCAAAGACTCCTTCACCCGATGTCTTGCCTTTTCTTACACTTTCCAACCTAAACCTGCCTATTACTCAAGAAAGACTAAAAGTGCTTCACAGCATTGTCGAAAGGCTGGCAAAAAAATTGGTACAAGAGAAAAAAAGTGAATATAAACCCGTTGCCGAACCAACATTGGAACTGGGCATCAAAATACTGAACGTCGCCCATGTTGCACTTAAGGACAAAAAAGTAGCATTCTTTGCTCTGCATCATCCCGTTTATAGACATATCTTCATCAAAGTGAAAGAAGAATTAAAAAATAAGAGCCCTGAAGACTTAACCAAATCTTTTTCCTTTTTCGTTAATACTTTCAATTTCGGGAAGGTTCTTGTAAATTTATTCTATATAAACGGGAAGTTAAGCGGTACCCTGGTGTTTGAAGGTCCCGATAATTTAAAAAAGGCCCGAAAGCGCTATGAAGAAATCAAAACCGAATTTATCTTTTCATCTTTTATCGAAACGCTCTCTTGGCAGTGGAAAAAATCCAATTTATTGGAAGAATTTTTAAAGGAGGATCTGGCATCCTTTAATTTAAACAGAAAACTAGACGTAATTCTATAGCTTCAATTAGAAAAAGGGGGTCATCGCTCTGAAAGAGAAAAACAACCAGGGCAAAAAAGCCGTTGCGATCAAATACGACCTCGACAAGGATTTTGCTCCAAAAGTCATCGCTTCCGGCAGGGGCGAAATAGCACAAAAAATCATAGAGACAGCCGCCGAATGCGGAATTCCAATCCATAAAGACCCGGAACTCGTTAAGGCACTAATTTCAGTGGAGGTTGGATTAGAAATTCCGCCAGAACTATATGCAGCGATAGCCGAGGTCCTTGCTTTCATATATAAACTAGATGAAAAAATTTCTCAATAGCTGCTTGATTGAAAATCATTTTCATGTTATAATGTGACTAGATGAGATTGAATATTATTTTCATTAGGGGGGAACATAAATGCTAGAATTGCTGTTTTCGAATAACCAGGTTGTAGTGGAGAAAATAAATAAAGCCATAAAAGATGTTGAAAAAATCCTAAAACTCGTCTGGGAACAGGAATAATGGGCTAAAAAGCCCGTTATTTTTTTATTTCTGGTAAATTTCAGCAATTAATAGTATAATTATTTTAGAGGGGGTGGTAGAAAATTAAATCCTATATCTTGCGAGGGGGAACATAATATATGTGGAAAAAATTTATTAGTTCTATCGTTATTTTGTTTATCCTTTTCCTGGTATTCTCGGCCTTTCCCGCTTTCGCATTAGAAGGCGAAAGTCCGAAAATTTCTCGAGAGCAAGCAGTAGAACTCGTGAAGAAATTTTTCGATACTAGGATATACGACAAATTTTCGATAGATTACAGGGAAACACCGGAAGGCGCTTTCTGGTATTTAAATTGGACCTCTTCTAAAGAGCCTTACCCAAGTCTTTATGCTACGGTGGACGCTGACAGGGGACACATAAAGAATCTTTCCATATACCCTGGAAGTGACTCAGGAAAAGGCGCAATTTTGCCAAAATTTTCTGAAGACGAGGCGAAGAACATCGCTATAGGGTTCGCGGCAAAGCTGCAACCCGAGGAGTTTGAAAACACAGTTCTAAGCCCTGAGCCGCTGCCACCTGTACGGCCCCTTATCGACATTTATGCGAGGCAGTACTGCTTTTATTTTCAACGGATACACGAGGGTATTCCTGTAGTCGACAATGGTTTTTATATAACCGTAGACGCCTTTACAGGCCAGGTTATAGATTACAGTTTCGAGTGGTATTTCGGCGAACTTCCCTCCCCTGAAAAAATCCTGTCAAAAGGTGATGCCGAAAAGATTTTCCTCGAAAAATCCGGGTTGAATTTGATTTACAAGCGTTACTTCGACTATGAAAAAAGGCAGCTCAAAATAAAGCTGGTTTATCAAATAGAAAGTCCCAACAGCTTCTTTGTTGATGCTTACTCTGGCGAGGTCATACAAAGAAGCCCTGATTACAGGTACCCGCCATATTATGGGGAAGCCGGAGCGGGTGATATAATCAAACAGGCTTTGACCGAAC is a window of Caldanaerovirga acetigignens DNA encoding:
- a CDS encoding NCS2 family permease, whose translation is MAISKKTSESLAEKVFKLSENGTNVRTEITAGITTFVTMAYILLVNPVILKDAGLDQGAVFMATALAAAISTMFMGLYANYPFALAPGMGLNAFFAYVMVGGMKIPWQTALGAVFVSGIIAVIVTLTGIRELLIRAIPLQLKHAVGAGIGLFIAFIGFKNAGIIVANPATFVDLGNLKDPGTLLAVIGLVITAALVARGVRGGILIGIILTTIIGIPMGITKLPSSLISSPPSIAPGFLKLDIMGALKLSMYPVIFSLFFADLFDTIGTFVGVASRTGMLDEHGNLKRGNKALFADSLGTVVGALLGTSNTTTYVESAAGVSVGGRTGLTSVVVALLFIASIIFSPIALAVPAQATAPALIIVGVFMASSLNEIKFGDFLEAFPAFLTAILMPLTFSISMGLALGFISYTVLMLLSGKGREVHWVMYILSITFALYFMFIR
- a CDS encoding EscU/YscU/HrcU family type III secretion system export apparatus switch protein; this translates as MASGRGEIAQKIIETAAECGIPIHKDPELVKALISVEVGLEIPPELYAAIAEVLAFIYKLDEKISQ